One part of the Glycine soja cultivar W05 chromosome 11, ASM419377v2, whole genome shotgun sequence genome encodes these proteins:
- the LOC114374981 gene encoding uncharacterized protein LOC114374981: MEYPSLSNLAKEVLRQMKRVEDNVQYFAAAERFGPLISRLHDGSVGVKIEMASLVGRMTLTNSCKEQIARQGGRVFVELLSNKEGRGPSLQALYNLSGLDGNATIFIESSVLPSLIKSYLMSRIHHMS, encoded by the exons ATGGAGTATCCATCCTTGTCCAATTTAGCTAAGGAAGTCTTGAGGCAGATGAAAAGGGTAGAGGATAATGTTCAATATTTTGCAGCAGCTGAAAGATTTGGACCGTTGATTTCACGGTTACATGATG GTTCTGTTGGTGTAAAGATTGAGATGGCTTCTCTGGTGGGAAGGATGACCTTGACAAATAGCTGTAAAGAACAAATTGCAAGGCAAGGTGGCAGAGTATTTGTCGAACTTTTGTCTAATAAAGAAGGAAGGGGACCAAGTCTGCAAGCATTGTATAACTTGTCAGGATTGGATGGCAATGCAACCATCTTTATTGAATCTTCAGTCCTTCCATCTCTTATAAAGTCTTATTTGATGAGCAGGATTCATCATATGAGCTGA